The genomic DNA TTGAAACATTAGGTTTAGAAACAAAATCTTCAAAAATTGGTAATGATTACTTCGATGTTCATTGGTTACTCTATGACATTGATTAATCATCCATCCTTTTAATCATGCTTAAATATCCTCTAGACATTATAAGCATATGCTTTATAATGTCTTTTATATTCTAAATTTTCAGAAACTATACAATAAAAGATGATTTAAAATATGGAGGCGTGTTAAGTGATTCAAGCAATTATTCATGGCTTTCTATTAGCTTTAGGTCTCATACTTCCACTTGGTGCTCAAAATGTATTTGTATTTAATCAAGGCGCAAATCAGCAAAAATTCAAACGCGCCTTACCCGCTATTATTACAGCGGGGCTATGTGATACATTACTTATCTCTTTAGCAGTAATAGGTGTTTCTTTAATTTTAATGTCACTACCAATGTTGCAACTAGTAGTCTATATTATAGGATTGTTCTTTTTACTCTATATGGCATGGTCATTATGGAAGGAAAATCCTAATAATGCTAACGACGTACAGGGAGGACTTTCTCCGAGTAAACAAATTAGTTTCGCACTTTCAGTATCCTTATTAAACCCACATGCGATCATGGATACAATTGGTGTGATTGGTACAAGCGCCTCAGCATATAATGGTGTAGCTAAAATCGCTTTTACTTTAGCAACTGTTTCAGTTTCTTGGTTATGGTTTATATTTTTAGCCATTGCAGGCCGTACAGTCGGACATTTTGATAAATCAGGACGTTTACTTTTAATTTTAAATAAAGTATCCAGTATCATCATTCTCATAGTAGCCTGCATGATTATCGAAAAAATTATCCATTTACTATTTTAGAGAATCAACAAATTTAAACTTTATGGGTATTTTATGTTTTATCTTTAATTCTTCATGTTTTTATTATAGAATTACACATAGGCGCATTACCTTTCTTTTTTATTGTGTTTGGTAGCTAATAATTATAGAGGTAATTGCGCCATTTTTGTATTCAAAACACAAAATTGGACTGATGACGAGAAGCATCAGTCCAATTTTTTTAACTTCATTTTATGATTTTTAATTTGTATTACTCATAAATTTGCAACGCTTTAATATTCAATTTTTTCATTTGTTATAGGGTCTACTTTATTAAGCAATTTAAATTGATGTTCATCATATTCAAATTTTAAAATATGGCAATTACCTATAAATACTTCAGTAGTTAAAGCGTTTCTCATCCATTTTCTTAAAAAGATTTGGATTGCTGTGCCGTGGCTTACAGCTAATACAGTGCTACCTGCTGTACCTTCCATAATTTCAGTCAAGGTGTCATTTAAACGTTCCTCTACTGCTTCTTTAGCATCTCCACCAAATGGCACTAAACGATCTCCAAACACATCTTTATTATCCCATATAGCATCTAATAATTCCGTACTATCCCCTTCAAACAAGCCAAAATTCCACTCTTTAAGCCCTTTTAATCGTTGGTACGCTCTATTAGGGACTGCATGTTCCAAAGTATCACAAGCGCGTTCAGAACTTGAAGAGAACAATGCATCAAAGTGGATGTTATGAGTATTAAAATATTGACTTGCTTGTTGTGCTTGAGAAATACCAAGCTCACTTAAAGGTGAATCACTTGCACCTTGTACTTTTCCCCTTAAATTAAACATTGTTTGACCATGTCTCATTAAATAAAGTGTTTTAGACATTCTTTACACCTCAATTTTTGAATTTTGAAAAATAATAAAACATTATGCTTTATAAGGTAAATGTAAAAAATATTTGATATATGGCACGCATATAAGAATTAAATAATCATACAATAGTATACATTATTTTTTTAATTTTCAAAAACAAGAACATAGAAAAACTTTATAAAATAGTTTGATAGTGATTAGGTTGGGTATAATGAATTATAAGTTTCACAATCATAGAAGGAGTGTTAACTATGAATCATAATGAGTGTAATTATGTTAATCCTAATAAGCTCTCATTAGATTGGGAATGTTTAATAATAAGTAAAACAGATATGTTACTTGATGGGATTCCTAATGAATTAATTAATTCATGGATGGCTAGAGAAATTATTGAGCCTTTCTCGATTAAAAATAATGAAATTAATTTTAAAACGAAAGATATTTGGGATGCATTAAACACACAAAATTGGTATTATTCATACTCAAATTAATTTATATAGACTGATTGCTCTATTTGTGCTTTCAATAAGTTGATGATCTTCATAATTTGTCATCACATATGCTCTAATTTCTTTATTATTATATTCGTGTTTTGGAAACTTGCAATCGTTTACGATATATTGTGCTAAACTTCCAAGAGGTGTATCGTCGTTTATAAATCCAATAATAAAATCATAAAATGTCATAATTATCCTCCCCAGTTTAATCAATTTCTTTCTTTTTCTCTTTTAAAAATACGTATTTAGTTTAAACATATAGGATAACTCAAGTTTAAAATATTAATTTAAAGTACATTTTTGATTTGATGTACTTTTTGTGCCGATAGATGGCTAACGCGTTAAATATATTGTAAAAAACTTTCTTATTATAATTAAATCATGTACTAATTAAATAATCACTATATTATTAATCAATAAAGTTAATTATTTTATAAATATGACAATATCGTGACTAATTTAAGCATTACATTTATTATTTTTAACTTCTCGGTCTCTTTGAAGATATATATTGATAGTATATTTAAACGCTTAACTCAAAAAATATAATTCCTTTAATTGCCTACTTATAGTAAAAATAAAGTGGGCAGTTTTATTTTGAATTATTAAAATTAAAGATTGATACTTATTATTGCCTACTTTTCAATTAATAGCAACAAAAATTTTGTCAATTTTTAGTCTTTTTTCAAAAACCTTTTAAGTCTTTTATTGAATGTCTTTTTACTATTATAATATTAATGATATGATTGAATAGATTAATTTAACTTACAATGAGGTGACACCTATGAATATAAATAAAATTTTTTGGATAAATATTTTTATGACACTTGTATTTTTAGGCTTTAATATTATCGTCACCTATTATCCAAATTTAGATGATTTCTTTTGGCTCGTACCAGGTCTTATTATTAGCGGTATTACAATTATATTGAGCTTAGTTACTGCTATGATTTGTAAATCACTCATTAGTGAAGTCATTTTTCTAGTCAATATCGTATTACTTTTATATTATATATATCCATTGATATATACCTTTTTCTAAATTTAATTATAGGAGGCTTTAAATATGAGTATGCATTTAACCATTTTATTATGGCTTGGTATCCTCTTCGTAGTCGCAGCCTCAATTGTATTGGGCTTACTACTTAAAACTAAAAAAGAAGAACGCAAAGAGTCATATTTAGGTTTTACCGTCGTGTTTTACATTTTTGGTTTTGCTTTATTAATATATGTACTAATATTTGGCGTTTTATAATGTACCTACTACAAAGAACAAAATTAATTTTTAAGTTTTGTTCTTTTTTTATTATCATTTAATTACCACCAAAGTAAATAATTTATAGCGATAGATAGACTTACTAAGGAGTCCTTAAGTGAATACAATTAAACCTTATTATATAAAGTTACTTTCAATAACATTAATCTTATTTTTATTCTTTACCTCTCATGCTCAAGCAAGTACGACTTACTCAAAGGATTCTGATGATTTCGATTTAGAACCAGGCGATATTATTTTAACTAAAGGGCCTGTTTTATTTGGATTTTTTGGGCATTCAAGTATTGCTCTTGATCATGATACGGTGTTACAAATAGAAGGCCCAGGCGATAATCCTATAACAGAATCATTCCATTCTTTTAAAGAAAGGTTTGGAGAAGGACAAGACGATTGGATTAAAATTTATCGTTGTTCTAAACCAGGAGCTGGACAAAAAGCTGCCGAATGGGCAAATAAGCATTATAAAGATAGTGACAAAACGTACTTAGTCACTTTAAATCCAAAAAGCGAACGTTTTACATACTGTACAAAAATAATTTATCAAGCTTATAAGTATGGTGTGAGCAAGAACTCGGTCAACGATCAAGGCTTGTTAATCATTTCACCCTATGCTTTAGTTGATAATTTTACAGATGACTATAAGCTAAAATTAGTAAAGCAATATTAATAAATAGTAAAAAACAAGCTTTATAGAATATGCTCTTTTCAAAGTTTCTATTCATAAATAGTTACCTTGTAAAGAGCATATCTTTTTTATTAAACTGATTCTTTAAAGTAATTAACAAAGTGTTCATTTTGTTCTAATAAATCAATATAAGAAATAGAGCTAAACGGAATGATACGAGTACAATTTTTAAGTGGATAAATAATAATTTCATTCTCATAATCTAAATGAATATCATTTTCCATAATCATTTTCTTTGATCCTACTACAATAGCGATGGCTTTGAAATCATTGTTCTCAAAATATTTTTTTAATAAGTTTTTATCCATAACATCTCACATCCTATTCACTTCATATTTATCACATTTATGTAAATTATTGATGAATTATGCGTATTATTTATGTAAATAGAATTTTCTCAATTAATTTTAAATTTCCAAACATTTATAAAATAATTTTATGTAAAATAATAATATAGTTTATTTTAGGAGTGGTTATATTGAAAAAAGTTTTATTTATATTTTTATTAAGTATGTTGGTAGTAGCTGGATGTAGTCATACAGATAGCAATAATGACAACAAGGATAAAAAATCCAATACACATGCTTCGTCAAAACAAAAAGACAAAGATACATCTAAAGAAAAAGATTCAAAAGATGAAAAATCTGAGGATAATAATAGTAATGACAAAGATTCAAAAGACCAAAATAAATCTGATGAAAATAGTAACGAGTCAGACAATCATAAGAATACTGTCAATAATCAATCGGCTAAAGATAATAGTCAAATAGATGTTAATAACATTACGGATCGTGCGACTTTAGCATCAATCATTAATAGCAATCAGTATTCTGAAGGAGATAAAGTAGCTGCTTATAATAGTGCTGTAGCTAATGGTGTTATTCCTCAAGGTAATGTTATGGAAGGCTCAGCAAGTGAAGCATATGCAAGTTCGCTTCGTGTTGAGAGTGGCAAAGAAAAATCGGTTTATGACCAATCTCAAAATAACAATAATGCATCCTCTCAAAGTAATGAAGCTGATCCGAATGCTGAAATTAATGCTGCAACCAATGAGGACGATTATGTAGATGCTTTAAGAAAGAAATATAACGGTGGTTTATCATCCGGAGAAATCCAAACTAAAAATGCTATTGAGCAAGGTACTTATGATGGCGATGATGCTGATGAAGTCTATAATACAATTCAACAAAGAGAACAAGATATCGCTAATGGTAAGTATGATAAATATAAGCAAGATTAAAGGTATTATAGAAACTGAGGAGAGTGGGACAGAATTCATTTCGTATTCATTGTCCCACCTCAACTTGCTTTGCTTGTAAAAACCCTTTTTGAGATTTTCTATGTTGTAGCCCCACCTGAAAGGGTGACTAGAGTTGAGTAAATCTTAATATAAGCACCTTTTCCATTCAATTAGCTACTAGGAATTTGCAGTGTAACCTCATAATATTATTGACTCACACATCTCAACTTTTATTTTAAAATTTTCCTCATCTTATACAGATAATACGGTTTATGATTAATTTCCCCTACAATATTAAAGCCTTTCTTTTGATATAAATTTAAAGCTGGTAAATTATCTTGAACGACTGTTAAAGATATTTTATTAAATCCCGCTTCTTTTGCCTTTGCTTGTGCAACATCTAATAATTGTTGGCCAACACCTTTTCCCCTAGCTTCTGTCACGATGGCTAACATAGCAAT from Staphylococcus taiwanensis includes the following:
- a CDS encoding LysE family transporter gives rise to the protein MIQAIIHGFLLALGLILPLGAQNVFVFNQGANQQKFKRALPAIITAGLCDTLLISLAVIGVSLILMSLPMLQLVVYIIGLFFLLYMAWSLWKENPNNANDVQGGLSPSKQISFALSVSLLNPHAIMDTIGVIGTSASAYNGVAKIAFTLATVSVSWLWFIFLAIAGRTVGHFDKSGRLLLILNKVSSIIILIVACMIIEKIIHLLF
- a CDS encoding histidine phosphatase family protein; this translates as MSKTLYLMRHGQTMFNLRGKVQGASDSPLSELGISQAQQASQYFNTHNIHFDALFSSSSERACDTLEHAVPNRAYQRLKGLKEWNFGLFEGDSTELLDAIWDNKDVFGDRLVPFGGDAKEAVEERLNDTLTEIMEGTAGSTVLAVSHGTAIQIFLRKWMRNALTTEVFIGNCHILKFEYDEHQFKLLNKVDPITNEKIEY
- a CDS encoding sterile alpha motif-like domain-containing protein, with the protein product MTFYDFIIGFINDDTPLGSLAQYIVNDCKFPKHEYNNKEIRAYVMTNYEDHQLIESTNRAISLYKLI